tggagcacaagcgagagcccggccattcgcacacggccgaccgctgcacagcacctggtcgacgcactcgaggttatttctattttactcgtcatacgttgatctttacacaccttaattagctttgcattactaaaacattggagtgaaatattgcaggcccgactggaacaagaaatgaggcaacgttaggagctggaggccgggcagcagaggatggcggcccagctggaggccgagcggtaggcccaggcgcagaggctgacggacattatggagttcctacaagggcttgggcaacgtgtgagcttctctctgccagctgggctgttggttccacctccgcctccgcgtcctgcagctgcagctactcctgtgagtatgaaagttttttactttcgcttgtgctttgcttgtatggcctctacctttctagattagctatccaaataatcttgtctcacatgcaatcttttcccctttgtgcagtctccatctgacggtggttcgaataatccacctcatgcacctccgaatgatggagctgggccttcaccacagtcgcagtggccgagatgagtgcacgttgtgttttttttcatttgttgttcacttggtgatggacttgtgatatacttgtgatgcacttgtggactttgatggacttgtgatggacTTATGGATTTAtttgatggacttgagcacttattgttatatatgtgatatatattgtgatggatgtgatatgtgcggatagatgtgtggatggatgagatatatatgtgatggatgagatatatatgtgatatatgtttgtatgaatttatttgtcatgatggaattaaaaaaaattaaaaattgccgttttgagacactttgctgagtgttgcactcggtaaaggaccccgttgccgagtgccacggtcacagcactcggcaaagctagaaaaatgggcgctcgaaaaatcatttttcagctttgccgagtgccatgaccatggcactcggcaacgattttttaaaaaaaaaattcaaactttgccgagtgccggccagagggcactcagcaaagaattttaaaaaaaaaattcaaactttgccgagcgcaggccaaggggcactcggcaaagaatttttagaaaaaaaataaaacatcgttgccgagggccggatagagggcactcggcaaataattttttttaaaaaaaaaataaaaagtttttgccgagtgcctgcagggttggcactcggcaaagcgaccgtcaacggggccggcaccgtgacggtcgcttttctttgccgagtgcccgataaaagacactcggcaaagagggctttgccgatcaattttttgccgtgtgttctttgccgagtgccgcttgTTGGCCAGGAAATTCCCAGCCGAGGAGAGGATCAGATGGACGTCGGTATGCAACGGAGGTCGCTGAGTTGCAGCCGTAGTAGATTGATTCCATCGTCGAGTTGCCGCCGTACAGTGGAATCGAGGTCTGCCATCTAGTTCACCATGGATCagcgcgcacacccctacctggcgcaccaactgtcgacagaatatcgtcggcagtccaccgaggggtatcccgcgatggtagatttgtcggtgggggtgcgcgtaatcaggaaccagatggtgacacaaggcgcagagacagcgatttagacaggttcgggtcatctgatcgatgtaataccctacgtcatgtgcctttggtatattgtattgagtatgagatgtatcgatcttgtccactaggggacccctgcctcttcttatatagtctggagggacagggttacaagtaaagtatcatatttggtactatacaatagcttgctttgcgcgtcgagcagcgccgtgcacgtcttgatcttgtgggccgggccacctctgatggtacgactcatgtcttgtcttgtagataccgagggccatacccccacagtcgGGTAGTTCGGTCATGACCAGGACCAAAACCGAACTACCGAATTCCTCAGTCTTGACATTTCTAAGTAACCGATCGGTTCACGGTTTACAGTAACCGAAGTTTCATAAAAACCGAGGAACCCGGTTCGGTTCGGTCTAAACGAACGCCGGCCTAGCTACGAAACACGTCCATGAAGAAATCATCATTATCGATACACATAGGACTAGTGGAATAGGGCGTGTAGCGCGCATCCAAAGAGACCAAGACTTTAAAATGGGAGCCAAGGAGGTTGTGGCATCCAGTGCACGATTCCTATCGACGGCGATAAGGTTTCATATATACGCACAGCATTGACAGCAAGGCATTGGGTTAGCAGGGCAGGGTATAGCTGGGGGAGGCGGCGATGGATCCTGGCATGGCGACCGGAGGCGGCGGCAGCATCCCGGACGTCCACAGCAACACCGACAGCAGCAACAAGACGCTGCTCAAGAGCCAAGCCCTGTACAAGGTAATGTAATCACGCGACAAGCCAACAAACAGTACAATTAAGGTCGCCGACCGAATGATCATGGCACTGACGTGACGTCGTCGCCGGCGGCCGATCGCCGTGCGTGCGTGCAGTACATCCTGGACACGACGGTGCTGCCGAACGAGCCGGAGTGCTTGCGCGAGCTGCGGCTCCTCACGGACAAGCACGAGCGGTACGTACGTGCTGCCCCGGCCGCCGACGCAGCTTTATGCAGAGCTCCTGCTCTTCTTCTCGCTCTGTAAGACTGTAACCTCTGTGTGTGTGCTATCGCAGGAGGTACATGGCGACGCCCCCGGACGAGGCGCAGCTGCTGCGGATGCTGATCAAGCTGAGCGGCGCCCGGAACGCCATCGAGGTGGGCGTCTTCACAGGCTGCTCGCTGCTGGCCACGGCGCTCGCGCTGCCCGACGACGGGAAGGTGGTCGCCATCGACGTGAGCCTTGAGTACTACGAGCTCGGCCGCCCCTTCATCGAGAAGGCCGGGGTGGCGCACAAGGTGGACTTCCGTGAGGGCCCCGCGCTGGAGCACCTGGACGCGCTGCTCGCCGACGACGCCAACCACGGCGCCTTCGACTTCGCGTTCGTGGACGCCGACAAGCCCAATTACGTGCGGTACCATGAGCAGCTGCTCCGCCTGGTGCGCGTCGGCGGCGCCATCGTGTACGACAACACGCTGTGGGACGGCACCGTGGCGCTGCCGCCCGACGCGCCGATGTCGGACCGGGACCGCCGCTTCTCCGCCGCCGTCCGCGACCTCAACGCTCGCCTCGCGGCGGACCCGCGCGTCGAGGTCTGCCAGCTCGCCGTCGCCGACGGCGTCACCATCTGCCGCCGCGTCGTGTGATCGATGACATGACACGACATCATATCGCCGGCCGGATTCAGCCGTGCGTGCGCGGCAGTGTAGATGTGAATAAGGCGGTCTGCTGGCCCTGGC
This DNA window, taken from Miscanthus floridulus cultivar M001 chromosome 13, ASM1932011v1, whole genome shotgun sequence, encodes the following:
- the LOC136500624 gene encoding tricin synthase 1-like, whose amino-acid sequence is MDPGMATGGGGSIPDVHSNTDSSNKTLLKSQALYKYILDTTVLPNEPECLRELRLLTDKHERRYMATPPDEAQLLRMLIKLSGARNAIEVGVFTGCSLLATALALPDDGKVVAIDVSLEYYELGRPFIEKAGVAHKVDFREGPALEHLDALLADDANHGAFDFAFVDADKPNYVRYHEQLLRLVRVGGAIVYDNTLWDGTVALPPDAPMSDRDRRFSAAVRDLNARLAADPRVEVCQLAVADGVTICRRVV